Proteins from one Gimesia maris genomic window:
- a CDS encoding Hsp20/alpha crystallin family protein: MATTVSSEKKKPEQSTKNEVKTRPLSRFSQDLSSFMGRAPFLSFRNEMDNLLNRFSDDFGNGWLTQGYTANLDLSETNNHIEIRMDVPGIQPEEIDVEVSGNLLRITGERKEEHEEKGKMFHRMERRTGSFSRSVTLPCDVEEDQVEANCENGVLTITLPKCESMKPHKINVKPVAK, encoded by the coding sequence ATGGCAACTACAGTGTCATCAGAAAAAAAGAAACCAGAACAATCCACTAAGAATGAAGTAAAGACCAGGCCGCTGTCACGTTTTTCGCAGGATTTGTCATCTTTTATGGGGCGGGCGCCGTTTTTATCGTTCCGGAATGAGATGGATAACCTGTTGAATCGTTTTTCAGACGATTTTGGCAACGGATGGCTGACACAGGGGTATACTGCGAATCTCGATTTGTCTGAAACGAACAACCACATTGAAATCAGAATGGATGTTCCCGGAATCCAACCTGAAGAAATTGACGTGGAAGTATCCGGCAATCTCCTGCGAATCACGGGAGAACGTAAGGAAGAGCATGAGGAAAAGGGAAAGATGTTTCATCGTATGGAACGTCGTACAGGCAGTTTTTCCCGCTCAGTCACGTTGCCTTGCGATGTAGAAGAAGATCAGGTCGAAGCAAATTGTGAAAATGGTGTTCTGACAATCACACTACCGAAGTGTGAATCAATGAAGCCACATAAAATTAATGTAAAACCTGTCGCAAAATAA
- a CDS encoding CBS domain-containing protein: MTVGRICSREVDLIDADESVQVAADRMNSRNVGTLIVLDEESHPIGMITDRDLALRIVGKARDSIQTLVSEVMTRFPDNVNEETTIELALSKMRAGGFRKLPVVDNEGKLVGVLTLDDILELLSTEFTEIGRLIKKESPTSLAG, translated from the coding sequence ATGACAGTAGGTCGTATCTGCTCAAGAGAAGTTGATTTAATTGACGCCGATGAATCAGTACAGGTCGCTGCAGATCGGATGAATTCCCGCAATGTCGGGACTCTGATTGTGCTGGATGAGGAATCGCATCCCATTGGTATGATTACGGATCGCGACCTCGCTCTGCGTATTGTCGGAAAGGCACGGGATTCCATTCAAACCCTGGTGTCCGAAGTGATGACCAGATTTCCTGATAACGTCAACGAAGAGACGACCATTGAGCTGGCGCTTTCAAAAATGAGGGCAGGCGGATTTCGCAAACTTCCCGTAGTCGATAATGAGGGAAAACTGGTTGGCGTGCTGACACTGGATGATATTCTGGAACTGCTCAGTACCGAATTCACAGAAATCGGCAGGTTGATAAAAAAGGAGAGCCCGACCAGTCTGGCAGGTTAG
- a CDS encoding hemerythrin domain-containing protein yields MKQQGKMDRPVESMINTHEHLQYLLDEHEQILSHIKDLNQWWTELDEHGLPKYGEMGIRMEGLRDLLSRHFNDEEQEGYFTPLMDEEPGFCIMVPDFREQHNEFLTRLDDFSARLKQPVPPFKNWNEALEELKSLLAQLRTNEKREFEQVREAYQKSSLPPD; encoded by the coding sequence ATGAAACAACAAGGTAAAATGGATCGTCCGGTGGAATCCATGATCAACACACATGAGCATTTACAATATCTGCTCGATGAGCATGAACAGATTCTGTCTCATATTAAGGATTTGAATCAATGGTGGACTGAACTGGATGAGCACGGTTTGCCGAAGTATGGTGAAATGGGAATCCGGATGGAAGGATTGCGGGACCTCCTTTCCAGGCATTTCAATGATGAAGAACAGGAGGGGTATTTTACACCACTTATGGATGAGGAACCCGGGTTTTGCATCATGGTGCCTGATTTTCGGGAGCAGCATAATGAATTTCTCACCAGACTTGATGATTTCAGCGCCCGTCTCAAGCAGCCTGTGCCTCCGTTTAAAAACTGGAATGAAGCCTTAGAGGAACTTAAAAGTCTCCTGGCTCAATTACGCACCAATGAAAAGCGTGAATTTGAACAAGTTCGTGAGGCATATCAGAAATCTTCTCTCCCACCTGATTAA
- a CDS encoding BON domain-containing protein encodes MKLQNKARIDFNPSPDRQLRSRIRRALHAQGYAVLNAIRIEVHQGEVYLEGTVTSYFMKQMAQVLILTFDEVRKVHNLLRVDAPEPQSEVKLFPDQDHSLENISRKVSQTDQCERPENVDVSSEII; translated from the coding sequence GTGAAACTGCAGAACAAAGCAAGAATTGATTTCAACCCCAGTCCGGATCGGCAGCTCAGATCACGGATCAGAAGAGCATTGCATGCCCAGGGATATGCAGTTTTGAACGCGATTCGAATTGAAGTCCACCAGGGAGAAGTATATCTGGAGGGAACTGTTACTTCTTATTTCATGAAGCAGATGGCGCAAGTTCTGATTCTGACATTCGACGAAGTCAGAAAAGTTCATAATTTATTAAGAGTGGACGCACCGGAGCCGCAGTCTGAAGTAAAATTGTTCCCAGATCAGGACCATTCATTGGAAAACATTTCTCGGAAAGTATCACAGACTGATCAATGTGAACGACCAGAAAATGTCGATGTCTCTTCTGAGATAATTTAA
- a CDS encoding rhodanese-like domain-containing protein, which translates to MVTISRNELRELLETCSGLTLVEVLPAVSFLEYHLPGAINVPLSDCFNERALILVPERSQTIVVYSLNFECRQSELATQCLLELGYQSVFDYEPGKIDWRAAKLPIEFGPSILEYYSQPDTFESVKDNPRS; encoded by the coding sequence ATGGTGACTATCAGTAGAAATGAATTACGGGAGCTTCTAGAGACGTGCTCGGGCCTGACGCTGGTCGAAGTTTTGCCCGCGGTTTCTTTTCTGGAATATCATCTGCCAGGTGCCATCAATGTACCTTTGAGTGATTGCTTTAATGAGCGCGCCCTGATTCTGGTTCCTGAACGGAGTCAGACAATTGTGGTTTATAGTCTGAACTTTGAATGCCGCCAGTCGGAACTGGCAACTCAGTGTCTTCTGGAACTGGGGTATCAGAGTGTCTTCGATTATGAGCCGGGAAAGATTGACTGGCGGGCTGCAAAACTCCCGATTGAATTTGGTCCGTCGATATTGGAATATTATTCGCAACCAGACACCTTCGAGTCTGTAAAAGACAATCCCCGGTCTTAA
- a CDS encoding DUF4838 domain-containing protein, with protein MIKNGLFSVLAFLLSFPMPLLAADAFLIQNGQPQAEIVISKKPSRTTRLAAQEMQTYLKKISGAELKIVAEPTAEVPVKIYIGSSTHTKRLGITSDNMKYGAYRIVSGKNWLALIGDDTDFVPIEPWPRSNNDIVSGKMQAAWDEITGEHWGYPHSQMRKHYTGAASLFGTPREQKVDKDGNVNVWGFDERGSFNAVCGYLRSLGVRWYLPGDSGEIVPKLKTIALPEIDQTVEPDFPLRTLNFRFAVYGREAAMWGMRLGLREPYGRQAAHGLDHMTHNEYTLKNHPNWFALYGDKRDTQPGKRLNQLCYSNEELFQETVRSVRAQFDHFQMDEVSVMPPDGYTAICQCELCKGKDTPERGYRGAFSDYVWEFVNRVAKEVRKTHPDKRISNCAYGTYTQPPLNIDKLEPNLQVIIVGGRRPTGESREELMQLRQDWAKKTDRPVIIFENYPFTGRGFYLPAYIPQVLGDSINATKGTSSGEDIWLTMDFGENAIGYNHFLIYFTARMYWGGKDQNVVEMFDEYCRLFYGPAAPAMREFFSYCENHWREMEKKREQSEHALLLFEAAKSKVDEDSIYGQRIRLVDLYLNGLRNKSKQLAQKRGPVPTLRLVGDPLGDIQIDGKLDDKLWEKLPTASTGRLRELQTGRQPIYGTSIKSCWIGRDLYFAIRCEEAPGQSPVSTTTKKGDQAIWYGDAVEILLNTESHSYYQIVVNPAGALIDLDRGTDKNNWFRWDSQAEVATQVGDGYWTVEIRIPVVSDENDPLHQVIGHKPTRSLPWYVNICRQRIRENGSEYSAFAPTGTAGFHEPMKFAHFYRGLSHQFPADESVTDYLIAERVANKLMRKRKYQAAEAAYVALSENKNITPIQKSTALEKASDCARALKAFDRAGQLTDQIPVESIQKTARMENLLSQRNYQSVIDQYGDEDLAQWPFWQAGAGAFVRARAYLRVKDGKKAEADLQQALALTSEPRLKSSILVMMGHNREMNLQDDKLALDAYQQNYLSAGHIGSADQFRSVQGAIRILIRQQKYGEASKVLSLVKTGDLKGFWRHEMMLSQASLLSATDQIDQALNVYRELLKDPSVSKGHRQAAEAALAELNQK; from the coding sequence ATGATCAAAAACGGTCTCTTTTCTGTGCTCGCTTTTCTGCTGTCTTTCCCGATGCCACTTCTGGCCGCAGATGCATTTCTCATCCAGAATGGTCAGCCACAAGCGGAAATTGTGATATCAAAAAAACCTTCCCGGACCACACGTCTGGCGGCCCAGGAGATGCAGACTTACCTGAAAAAAATATCGGGTGCAGAATTAAAGATCGTTGCTGAGCCAACCGCGGAAGTTCCGGTTAAAATTTATATAGGCAGCAGTACTCACACGAAAAGACTGGGGATCACTTCAGACAATATGAAGTATGGTGCCTATCGCATAGTTTCTGGAAAGAACTGGCTGGCGCTGATCGGCGATGATACCGATTTTGTTCCCATTGAGCCCTGGCCACGAAGTAATAATGATATTGTCAGTGGCAAAATGCAGGCTGCCTGGGATGAAATTACGGGTGAGCACTGGGGGTATCCGCATTCTCAAATGCGCAAGCATTACACGGGAGCCGCCAGTCTGTTCGGCACTCCGCGTGAACAGAAAGTCGATAAAGACGGAAACGTGAATGTCTGGGGATTCGACGAACGGGGGTCTTTTAATGCTGTTTGCGGATATCTGCGAAGTCTGGGGGTGCGATGGTATCTGCCCGGAGACTCAGGTGAGATTGTTCCAAAGCTCAAAACGATCGCATTGCCCGAGATTGATCAGACGGTCGAACCTGATTTCCCCCTGCGGACATTGAATTTCCGGTTCGCTGTTTACGGGCGTGAAGCGGCGATGTGGGGCATGCGGCTGGGGCTTCGAGAGCCCTACGGCAGACAGGCAGCGCATGGTCTCGATCATATGACTCATAATGAGTATACGTTGAAAAACCATCCGAACTGGTTTGCTTTGTATGGTGATAAACGAGACACTCAGCCAGGCAAACGTCTGAACCAGTTGTGTTACTCGAATGAGGAACTCTTTCAGGAGACAGTGCGATCTGTACGTGCCCAGTTCGATCACTTCCAGATGGATGAGGTCTCGGTCATGCCTCCTGATGGATATACGGCAATCTGTCAGTGTGAACTCTGTAAAGGTAAAGATACACCCGAGCGGGGTTATCGTGGTGCCTTCTCAGACTATGTCTGGGAATTTGTAAACCGCGTCGCAAAAGAAGTTCGGAAAACGCATCCTGATAAACGGATATCCAATTGTGCGTATGGGACTTATACACAACCGCCTCTTAATATTGACAAGCTGGAACCGAACCTGCAGGTCATCATAGTCGGCGGACGCAGACCAACGGGCGAATCACGAGAGGAACTGATGCAATTGCGTCAGGACTGGGCGAAGAAAACCGATCGCCCCGTGATTATCTTTGAAAACTACCCCTTTACCGGACGAGGTTTCTATCTCCCGGCTTATATCCCGCAAGTATTAGGGGACAGTATCAATGCCACGAAAGGGACGTCGTCGGGGGAAGATATCTGGCTGACCATGGATTTTGGAGAAAATGCGATTGGATATAACCATTTCCTGATTTACTTCACTGCGAGAATGTACTGGGGCGGTAAGGATCAGAACGTTGTGGAGATGTTTGATGAATACTGTCGGCTGTTTTACGGCCCGGCCGCTCCCGCGATGCGCGAATTCTTTTCGTACTGTGAAAACCACTGGCGCGAAATGGAAAAAAAGAGGGAACAGTCAGAACATGCTCTGCTGTTGTTTGAGGCAGCGAAATCAAAGGTCGACGAAGATTCTATCTATGGGCAACGAATTCGTCTGGTTGATCTCTATCTGAATGGGCTGCGAAATAAGAGTAAGCAACTGGCTCAGAAACGGGGACCGGTTCCCACTCTGAGACTGGTGGGAGATCCACTCGGCGATATTCAGATCGACGGTAAACTTGATGATAAGCTCTGGGAGAAGCTGCCCACTGCATCAACCGGTCGGTTACGCGAGCTACAGACAGGCCGGCAGCCCATCTACGGTACGTCGATCAAGAGTTGCTGGATTGGGAGAGATCTGTATTTTGCGATTCGATGTGAAGAAGCCCCGGGACAATCGCCAGTCAGCACGACAACGAAAAAAGGAGATCAGGCGATCTGGTACGGTGATGCGGTCGAAATACTGCTGAATACGGAGTCACACAGTTATTATCAGATCGTTGTGAACCCGGCAGGAGCATTGATCGACCTGGATCGCGGAACGGACAAAAACAACTGGTTCCGCTGGGATTCCCAGGCGGAAGTTGCGACTCAGGTTGGCGATGGGTACTGGACTGTTGAGATCCGGATTCCCGTCGTGTCGGATGAAAACGATCCGCTGCATCAGGTGATCGGCCATAAACCAACCCGGAGTCTGCCTTGGTATGTTAATATCTGTCGCCAGCGGATTCGCGAAAATGGTTCTGAATATTCTGCTTTTGCTCCCACAGGTACAGCTGGTTTCCACGAACCGATGAAGTTTGCACATTTCTACCGTGGGTTATCACATCAGTTTCCGGCAGATGAGAGTGTAACCGATTATTTGATTGCGGAACGGGTGGCAAATAAATTGATGAGAAAACGTAAATATCAAGCTGCTGAAGCCGCTTATGTGGCTTTGAGCGAAAATAAAAACATCACTCCCATCCAGAAGTCGACTGCTCTGGAGAAAGCATCAGATTGTGCACGTGCGCTCAAAGCGTTTGATCGTGCCGGCCAACTTACTGATCAGATTCCGGTGGAGTCAATTCAAAAAACAGCCCGGATGGAAAATCTGTTGAGCCAGCGAAACTATCAATCCGTTATCGATCAATATGGAGATGAAGACCTGGCGCAGTGGCCCTTCTGGCAGGCAGGCGCTGGTGCATTTGTCCGGGCCCGCGCCTATTTGAGAGTAAAAGACGGGAAGAAAGCAGAAGCGGATTTGCAACAGGCGCTGGCGTTAACTTCTGAACCCCGTCTCAAGTCCAGTATTCTGGTCATGATGGGCCACAACAGGGAAATGAATCTGCAGGATGATAAATTGGCGCTGGATGCATACCAGCAGAATTATCTTTCCGCAGGGCATATCGGTTCGGCAGATCAGTTTCGTTCCGTGCAGGGAGCGATACGGATTCTGATACGACAACAGAAATACGGCGAAGCATCCAAGGTTTTGAGCCTTGTGAAGACCGGAGACCTCAAAGGATTCTGGCGCCACGAGATGATGCTGTCACAGGCAAGTCTGTTGTCTGCGACAGATCAGATCGATCAGGCGCTCAACGTCTATCGTGAACTCCTGAAAGATCCATCTGTGTCAAAAGGTCATCGCCAGGCAGCGGAGGCTGCACTGGCTGAATTAAATCAAAAATAA
- a CDS encoding PAS domain S-box protein: MSDRKRFPVLLVEPDPESRLQIMQILSLEGFQVDTVETVAQLMDRDNWSDYFLIILEHELPDGRTDELLPRIQHLAKDAELIIITSRTEVQNMILAFRNEIADYFIKPVDNELLRKSLQRIRAEQVVSSKLRQTQAQLNAIVEAAIEAVITINRRGMIHSFNPAAEKMFGYTASEAIGQNVSMLTPQPIRENHDHYIAQYLETGISNIVGARRELQACHRNGTLIPIELSVTDLPQFEIFAGIIVDISERKQAEQKQAELTRAVAVAAQRERRQLANILHDHLQQLLIGVRIHLGIARKEAHSESENLTLARADELLNQSLEVTRSLTAELNPVVLHEEGLALALEWLAHNMLERYNLTVTLELDHAVSPQAELTKIVLYECIREVLFNVVKHSQATHAHVCMHPVSDQDVEITVTDEGVGFDPQHLETHQSDAGGMGLSNIEFRLSLIKGKFRLESEIGKGTVAHIIVSKDAGEPESQ, from the coding sequence ATGTCAGACAGAAAAAGATTTCCAGTACTGCTGGTCGAACCTGATCCGGAATCCCGATTACAGATCATGCAGATTCTCTCGCTAGAAGGTTTCCAGGTCGATACCGTGGAGACCGTCGCGCAACTGATGGACCGCGATAACTGGTCAGATTACTTCCTGATCATTCTTGAGCATGAATTACCTGATGGTAGAACGGATGAATTACTTCCCCGGATACAGCATCTGGCGAAGGATGCCGAGTTAATCATAATTACTTCTCGAACAGAAGTTCAAAATATGATCCTCGCCTTCCGAAACGAAATTGCGGATTATTTTATCAAACCGGTTGATAACGAACTTCTCCGAAAATCGCTTCAGCGGATTCGAGCAGAGCAGGTTGTATCCAGCAAGTTACGCCAAACGCAGGCCCAGTTAAACGCGATAGTCGAGGCGGCCATCGAAGCGGTGATTACGATCAACCGCCGGGGGATGATCCATTCCTTTAACCCTGCCGCAGAAAAGATGTTTGGTTATACCGCGAGTGAAGCGATCGGTCAGAATGTCAGCATGCTTACGCCTCAGCCGATTCGGGAAAATCACGATCATTATATTGCCCAGTATCTGGAAACGGGGATTTCAAATATCGTCGGAGCACGGCGTGAACTGCAAGCCTGCCATCGCAATGGCACTTTGATTCCGATTGAACTGTCTGTCACCGATCTGCCTCAGTTTGAAATCTTCGCCGGTATTATTGTCGATATCAGCGAGCGAAAGCAGGCTGAACAGAAGCAGGCCGAACTGACGCGGGCAGTTGCTGTCGCTGCACAGCGGGAGCGTCGCCAACTGGCCAATATACTGCACGATCATCTCCAGCAGTTATTGATCGGGGTACGCATCCACCTGGGAATTGCCAGGAAGGAAGCGCACTCTGAATCAGAAAATCTGACACTGGCGCGGGCAGATGAACTGTTAAACCAGAGTCTTGAAGTCACGCGTTCACTGACCGCAGAGTTGAATCCGGTGGTTCTGCATGAGGAAGGTCTGGCGTTGGCGCTCGAATGGTTAGCGCATAATATGCTGGAACGATACAATCTGACAGTGACACTGGAACTGGATCATGCTGTCAGTCCGCAGGCAGAACTGACAAAAATCGTACTCTACGAATGTATTCGTGAGGTGCTGTTTAATGTTGTTAAACATTCTCAGGCCACACATGCCCATGTCTGTATGCATCCTGTTTCAGACCAGGATGTGGAAATCACGGTTACCGATGAGGGAGTTGGTTTTGATCCACAACACCTGGAAACACATCAGTCGGATGCAGGGGGGATGGGGTTAAGCAATATCGAGTTTCGTCTTTCGCTGATCAAAGGGAAATTTCGTCTGGAGTCGGAAATTGGTAAAGGAACCGTCGCTCATATCATTGTATCAAAAGACGCTGGCGAACCAGAATCTCAGTGA
- a CDS encoding neutral/alkaline non-lysosomal ceramidase N-terminal domain-containing protein — translation MTRPNLKHNSFIILISLFWLTTAASGFAAEKQAVFKAGAATSNITPPLGQLIVGGWKPIPATQVHDELHARSIVLDDGQTRLAIVLCDNVGIPESVFDLAKDQAHKATGIPKSHILLASTHTHSATTARGPSKVIRETEFTEYQKFLANRISDSIRRALFQLEPARIGWGKAEEPSELHNRRWFVNDTSLLTNPFGGIDRVRMNPPRAHKSLDRPAGPTDPEISFISIQSLDQRPIALLANYSLHYVGGVRSGEVSADYFGYFARIITKKLNAENQHPPFVGILSNGTSGDVNNINFTQKNGRRYKKYEKMQEVAEKVASRVQEAHAHIKFHDWVPLAATTASLPLKLRKPTPEMQEHFAKVMSAPKDKTRTRHSREEIYAERIAGLKDAPDEIKIPLQVIRIGDLGIAAIPFETFTETGLELKERSPFAETFTIELANGSFGYLPTPEQHRWGGYETWLGTNYVEKDASTKIVSTLLDLFQSLKDRQLSTQVK, via the coding sequence ATGACCAGACCTAATTTAAAACACAATTCATTCATCATACTGATTTCCTTATTCTGGTTGACAACTGCGGCATCCGGTTTCGCTGCTGAAAAACAGGCTGTTTTTAAAGCAGGCGCAGCAACCAGTAATATCACTCCTCCGCTGGGGCAACTGATCGTCGGGGGCTGGAAACCAATCCCGGCCACCCAGGTCCATGATGAGTTGCACGCACGAAGCATCGTTCTTGATGATGGTCAAACCCGGTTGGCCATCGTTTTATGCGATAATGTCGGTATCCCGGAATCCGTTTTTGACCTGGCTAAAGATCAGGCACACAAAGCCACCGGAATTCCCAAATCTCACATACTGCTGGCTTCAACGCACACGCATTCTGCTACCACCGCGCGAGGGCCTTCCAAGGTCATTCGAGAGACTGAGTTCACTGAATACCAGAAGTTTCTGGCAAACCGAATTTCCGATAGTATTCGGCGCGCTCTATTTCAACTGGAACCGGCACGGATTGGCTGGGGCAAGGCAGAGGAACCATCGGAACTTCACAATCGCCGCTGGTTTGTGAATGATACGAGCCTTCTGACCAATCCGTTTGGAGGCATCGATCGGGTAAGGATGAATCCCCCGCGGGCTCATAAATCACTGGATCGCCCAGCGGGCCCTACAGACCCGGAAATCAGCTTTATCTCAATTCAAAGTCTGGATCAGCGTCCCATCGCTTTACTCGCCAATTATTCACTGCATTATGTGGGGGGAGTGCGATCGGGAGAAGTTTCAGCCGATTATTTTGGTTACTTTGCCCGGATCATCACTAAAAAGCTGAATGCGGAAAATCAACACCCGCCGTTTGTCGGAATTTTATCCAATGGAACCAGTGGAGATGTCAACAACATCAACTTTACTCAGAAAAACGGACGTCGCTACAAAAAGTATGAAAAAATGCAGGAAGTTGCTGAAAAGGTGGCCAGCCGGGTTCAGGAAGCACATGCCCATATCAAATTTCATGACTGGGTGCCCCTTGCCGCAACCACCGCCAGTTTGCCTCTGAAGCTCAGAAAACCGACTCCCGAAATGCAGGAACATTTTGCCAAAGTGATGTCCGCTCCCAAAGACAAGACACGCACGCGACACTCACGGGAAGAAATTTATGCAGAACGAATTGCCGGCCTGAAAGATGCTCCGGATGAAATTAAGATCCCCCTGCAGGTCATTCGAATTGGTGATCTTGGCATCGCTGCGATTCCGTTCGAAACGTTTACGGAAACAGGTCTGGAACTCAAAGAACGCAGTCCTTTCGCGGAAACATTCACGATCGAACTGGCAAATGGCTCCTTCGGTTATTTACCAACTCCAGAACAACATCGCTGGGGTGGTTATGAAACCTGGTTGGGAACCAATTATGTCGAAAAGGATGCATCCACAAAAATCGTATCAACATTGCTGGACCTTTTTCAATCGCTTAAAGACAGGCAGCTCTCAACACAGGTCAAGTAA
- a CDS encoding response regulator, which produces MSQVNQQKTKVMIVDDHPIVREGYSRLIEHQDDLQVCGEADSKVDAIRKIMENPPDLIIVDISLKDGSGLELIKDVKAQFSQIKMLTVSMHDETLFAERSLRAGALGYVNKQQAPEQLIKAIYQVLKGKVYLSAAVTERMICRSIGSDNYSDQSPIESLSDRELEVFEQIGEGETTRSIAQKLNLSSKTVETYRENIKHKLNLENATALTRHAIQWVLEKK; this is translated from the coding sequence ATGAGCCAGGTAAATCAGCAGAAGACAAAGGTGATGATCGTTGACGATCATCCGATTGTCCGGGAAGGCTATTCACGCCTGATAGAACATCAGGACGATTTACAGGTCTGCGGGGAAGCCGACAGTAAAGTAGATGCGATCAGGAAAATCATGGAGAATCCTCCGGACCTGATCATCGTCGATATTTCCCTGAAAGATGGTAGCGGTCTGGAATTGATCAAAGATGTCAAAGCACAGTTCAGCCAGATCAAAATGCTGACCGTATCCATGCATGATGAAACATTATTCGCAGAACGTTCTCTCCGTGCCGGAGCTTTGGGATATGTAAACAAGCAACAGGCCCCAGAGCAGTTGATTAAAGCGATTTACCAGGTCTTAAAAGGAAAAGTATATCTGAGTGCCGCGGTGACGGAACGCATGATCTGTCGCTCAATCGGCTCAGATAATTATTCAGACCAGTCTCCGATCGAAAGTCTGTCCGACCGAGAGCTGGAAGTGTTTGAACAGATTGGTGAAGGTGAAACGACCCGTTCAATTGCTCAGAAATTGAATTTAAGTTCTAAAACTGTGGAAACTTACCGGGAAAATATCAAACACAAGCTGAATCTGGAAAATGCGACTGCATTGACCCGACATGCAATTCAATGGGTCCTGGAGAAGAAATAA